Proteins encoded within one genomic window of Schistosoma mansoni, WGS project CABG00000000 data, supercontig 0248, strain Puerto Rico, whole genome shotgun sequence:
- a CDS encoding DNAj homolog subfamily C member, putative, with the protein ALFIFLFLITGCFFCCCCFCCFNFCCGLYKPKPPPDEDIEAKMQLNEDDLDDVTPMQQAAPPYNPSPSSSGFDSNFVTGPTSIGGGVGSGFPYPTPVTVAQQQPISGRVY; encoded by the exons GCACTTTTCATCTTCCTCTTCTTGATCACCGGTTGTTTCTTCTGTTGTTGCTGCTTTTGTTGTTTCAACTTTTGCTGTGGTTTATACAAACCGAAACCACCGCCCGATGAAGATATTGAAGCAAAAATGCAACTTAAT GAAGACGATCTTGACGATGTGACACCAATGCAACAGGCAGCTCCACCGTATAAcccatcaccatcatcatctgGTTTCGACAGTAATTTTGTTACTGGTCCCACATCGATTGGCGGCGGTGTCGGTAGTGGATTTCCTTATCCAACACCTGTGACTGTGGCTCAACAACAACCAATTAGTGGGCGTGTATACTGA